CCGTCTGTGTGTTAGAGGATCAGATTCCCAAAACGTTTATTGGTATTAGAAATAATTCAACTCTCATGCAGATCGGTGTTCTGACAGCGGTCCTCGACGATCAACCACGAGACGACGCGTTCGAATATCTGTCGGACCTCGGGGTCGAAGCGGTGGAACTCGGCACCGGTGGCTTCACCGAATCCGATCACCTCCCGCGAGAGGAGTTTCTCGACGCGGAGGATCGACAGAAAGAACTCCACGAGTCGCTCGAAACCAACGGTCTTTCGATCTCGGCGCTTGCAACCCATAACAACCCGTTACATCCCGACGAAGCACGCGCTGATCGGGCCGACACCGAACTCCGGGAAGCGATTCGGCTCGCTGATCAACTCGGCGTCGACGCCGTAACGTGTTTTTCAGGGCTTCCGGGTGGCAGTCCGAACGACGAGACACCAAACTGGATCACTGCGCCGTGGCCCCCAGAGCACGCCGAGAGCCACGAGTATCAGTGGGAAGTCGCTACCGACTACTGGAGCGATATCGCCGACCATGCGGCGTCCCACGACGTGAACGTCGGTATCGAGATGCATCCGAACATGCTAGTGTACGAACCGACCGGTCTACTCGAACTGCGCGAAGCGACCAACGAGCACATCGGCGCTAACTTCGACCCGTCCCACCTCTACTGGCAGGGGATAGATGTTCTAGAAGCGATCCGGTATCTCGGTGAACACGACGCCATCCACCACGTTCACGCCAAAGACACCCGCGTCTACGAGTCGAACGCCCGACTGAAAGGCGTGCTCGATACTACCGCTTACACCGATGAGCCGAACCGATCGTGGCTGTTCCGATCGGTCGGCTACGGCCACGACGAAGCCCACTGGAAGGATATCGTCTCGACGCTTCGGATGGTTGGATACGACGACGTACTATCCATCGAACACGAGGATTCACTCACGAGCGGACGGGAAGGACTAGAAAAAGCGGTCGATCTCCTCGACCGAGCCGTCTTCGAGACGACGTCGGGCGAAGCCTACTGGGCGGAGTGACGAGGACTCCTGATTACGTTCCATTTCACACCGGAACGAACCGTCAAAATGGAAAACACTAAGAGGTAGTTCTCGGAATCCAAAAGCATGACACTCGATATCGGTGTCCTCGGCTACCGGTTTATGGGGAAAGCGCACGCTAACGCCCTCGCCCGCTTGCCGATGTTCTTTCCAGATGCCCCTGACGTGAACCGCCATGTCCTCATCGGCCGCGATGAGACGGCACTCGAATCGGCAGCCGACCAGCTCGGTTTCTCTCACACCTCGACGGAGTGGGCTGACGTCATTTCCGAGGTCGACGTGTTGTACAATCTCGGGCCCAATCACGTTCACGTCGAGCCGTCGATCGCGGCGCTCGACGCGGATGTATCTGTATTTTGTGAAAAGCCTCTCGCGCCGACACTGTCGGCAGCGGAACGGATGGCTGAGGCTGCCCGTGATTCGGACGCAGTCGCGGGAATCGCGTTCAACTACCGGTATCTACCCGCCGTCCAGTACGCCCGCCA
The sequence above is drawn from the Halocatena salina genome and encodes:
- a CDS encoding sugar phosphate isomerase/epimerase family protein, encoding MQIGVLTAVLDDQPRDDAFEYLSDLGVEAVELGTGGFTESDHLPREEFLDAEDRQKELHESLETNGLSISALATHNNPLHPDEARADRADTELREAIRLADQLGVDAVTCFSGLPGGSPNDETPNWITAPWPPEHAESHEYQWEVATDYWSDIADHAASHDVNVGIEMHPNMLVYEPTGLLELREATNEHIGANFDPSHLYWQGIDVLEAIRYLGEHDAIHHVHAKDTRVYESNARLKGVLDTTAYTDEPNRSWLFRSVGYGHDEAHWKDIVSTLRMVGYDDVLSIEHEDSLTSGREGLEKAVDLLDRAVFETTSGEAYWAE